The Odocoileus virginianus isolate 20LAN1187 ecotype Illinois chromosome 3, Ovbor_1.2, whole genome shotgun sequence genome includes a window with the following:
- the SLC44A2 gene encoding choline transporter-like protein 2 isoform X3 — protein sequence MGKEQQLYYGKHGTPQKYDPAFRGPIYNRGCTDIICCVFLFLAIVGYVAVGIIAWTHGDPRKVIYPTDSRGQFCGQKGTKNENKPFLFYFNIVKCASPLVLLEFQCPTPQICVEKCPSRYLTYLNAHASEDFEYYKQYCLPGFQKNKGVAEVLRDGDCPAVLIPSKPFAQRCFPAVHAHKGVLMVGNETTYEDGLGSRKNVTELVEGAKKANGVLEARQLAMRIFEDYTVSWYWIIIGLIIAMVLSLLFIILLRFLAGIMVWVMIVMVILVLGYGILHCYMEYARLRGEAGSDISLVDLGFQTDFRVYLHLRQTWVAFMIILSIIEVIIILLLIFLRKRILIAIALIKEASRAVGYVMCSLLYPLVTFFLLCLCIAYWASTAIFLSTSNEAVYKIFNDTSCPVAGKTCNPETFPSSNESRLCPGAHCQFAFYGGESTYHRALLGLQIFNVFMFFWLANFVLALGQVTLAGAFASYYWAMNKPDDLPAFPLFSAFGRALRYHTGSLAFGSLILAIVQVIRVMLEYLDQRLKAAENKFAKFLMSCLKCCFWCLEKFIKFLNRNAYIMIAIYGTNFCTSARNAFFLLMRNIIRVAVLDKVTDFLFLLGKLLIVGSVGILAFFFFTHRIRIVQDTAPPLNYYWVPIVTVVIGSYLIAHGFFSVYGMCVDTLFLCFLEDLERNDGTPERPYFMSLTLKKILNKTNKRQEEA from the exons ATGGGGAAGGAGCAGCAGCTTTATTACGGGAAGCACG GAACACCGCAGAAGTATGACCCCGCCTTCAGAGGACCCATTTACAACAG AGGCTGCACAGATATCATTTGCTGTGTGTTCCTCTTCCTGGCTATTGTGGGTTATGTAGCTGTGGGCATCATAG CTTGGACCCATGGAGACCCTCGAAAGGTGATCTACCCCACTGACAGCCGAGGCCAATTCTGCGGGCAGAAGGGCACGAAAAATGA GAACAAACCCTTCCTGTTTTATTTCAACATTGTGAAGTGTGCTAGCCCCCTGGTCCTGCTGGAATTCCAGTGTCCCACCCCCCAG ATTTGTGTGGAGAAATGTCCCAGCCGTTACCTCACCTACCTGAATGCTCATGCGTCTGAGGACTTTGAGTACTATAAGCAGTACTGTTTACCTGGCTTCCAGAAAAACAAG GGTGTGGCTGAAGTCCTTCGAGATGGAGACTGCCCCGCTGTCCTCATTCCCAGCAAACCCT TTGCCCAGCGATGTTTCCCTGCTGTCCACGCCCACAAGGGGGTCCTCATGGTGGGCAACGAGACGACCTATGAGGATGGGCTTGGCTCTCGGAAAAATGTCACGGAGCTGGTAGAAGGAGCCAA gaaggCCAATGGAGTCCTGGAGGCCCGGCAGCTGGCCATGAGGATATTTGAAGATTACACAGTCTCCTGGTACTGGATTATCAT AGGCCTGATTATCGCCATGGTGTTGAGCCTCCTGTTCATCATCCTGCTCCGATTCTTGGCTGGCATTATGGTCTGGGTGATGATCGTCATGGTGATCCTGGTCCTAGGCTACG GAATACTGCATTGCTACATGGAATATGCTCGGCTGCGTGGTGAGGCTGGCTCTGACATCTCCCTGGTGGACCTTGGCTTCCAGACGGACTTCCGTGTGTACCTGCACTTGCGGCAGACCTGGGTGGCCTTCA TGATCATTCTGAGCATCATCGAGGTTATTATCATCTTGCTACTCATCTTTCTACGGAAGAGAATTCTCATCGCCATCGCACTCATCAAAGAAGCCAGCAG GGCTGTGGGATACGTGATGTGCTCTTTGCTGTACCCACTGGTcaccttcttcctgctgtgcctttGCATCGCCTACTGGGCTAGCACTGCTAT CTTCCTGTCCACTTCCAACGAAGCTGTCTATAAGATCTTCAATGACACCAGCTGCCCAGTTGCTGGGAAAACCTGCAACCCTGAG ACCTTCCCCTCCTCCAATGAATCCCGCCTGTGTCCTGGAGCCCACTGCCAGTTCGCCTTCTATGGCGGTGAATCGACCTACCACCGGGCCCTGCTGGGCCTGCAGATCTTCAACGTCTTCATGTTCTTCTGGCTGGCCAACTTCGTGCTGGCACTGGGCCAGGTCACACTAGCCGGGGCATTCGCCTCCTACTACTGGGCCATGAACAAGCCGGATGATCTGCCTGCCTTCCCGCTCTTCTCTGCCTTTGGCCGGGCGCTCAG GTATCACACAGGCTCCCTGGCCTTTGGCTCCCTCATTCTGGCCATCGTGCAGGTCATCCGAGTGATGCTGGAGTACTTGGATCAGCGCTTGAAAG CGGCAGAGAACAAGTTTGCCAAGTTCCTCATGAGCTGTCTCAAATGCTGCTTCTGGTGTCTGGAGAAGTTCATCAAATTCCTCAACAGAAATGCCTACATCATG atTGCCATCTACGGCACCAACTTCTGCACCTCAGCCAGAAATGCCTTCTTCCTGCTCATGAGAAACATCATCAG GGTGGCTGTCCTGGATAAAGTCACCGACTTCCTCTTCCTGTTGGGCAAACTTCTGATAGTCGGTAGCGTGG GGATCCtggctttcttcttcttcactcACCGAATCAGGATCGTGCAGGACACAGCACCACCCCTCAATTATTACTGGGTCCCTATAGTG ACGGTGGTCATCGGCTCCTACCTGATTGCCCATGGCTTCTTCAGCGTCTATGGCATGTGTGTGGACacacttttcctttgtttct TGGAGGACCTGGAGAGGAATGACGGGACGCCTGAGAGGCCTTACTTCATGTCTCTCACCCTCAAGAAGATCTTGAACAAGACCAacaagaggcaggaggaggcctag
- the SLC44A2 gene encoding choline transporter-like protein 2 isoform X1 produces the protein MGKEQQLYYGKHGTPQKYDPAFRGPIYNRGCTDIICCVFLFLAIVGYVAVGIIAWTHGDPRKVIYPTDSRGQFCGQKGTKNENKPFLFYFNIVKCASPLVLLEFQCPTPQICVEKCPSRYLTYLNAHASEDFEYYKQYCLPGFQKNKGVAEVLRDGDCPAVLIPSKPFAQRCFPAVHAHKGVLMVGNETTYEDGLGSRKNVTELVEGAKKANGVLEARQLAMRIFEDYTVSWYWIIIGLIIAMVLSLLFIILLRFLAGIMVWVMIVMVILVLGYGILHCYMEYARLRGEAGSDISLVDLGFQTDFRVYLHLRQTWVAFMIILSIIEVIIILLLIFLRKRILIAIALIKEASRAVGYVMCSLLYPLVTFFLLCLCIAYWASTAIFLSTSNEAVYKIFNDTSCPVAGKTCNPETFPSSNESRLCPGAHCQFAFYGGESTYHRALLGLQIFNVFMFFWLANFVLALGQVTLAGAFASYYWAMNKPDDLPAFPLFSAFGRALRYHTGSLAFGSLILAIVQVIRVMLEYLDQRLKAAENKFAKFLMSCLKCCFWCLEKFIKFLNRNAYIMIAIYGTNFCTSARNAFFLLMRNIIRVAVLDKVTDFLFLLGKLLIVGSVGILAFFFFTHRIRIVQDTAPPLNYYWVPIVTVVIGSYLIAHGFFSVYGMCVDTLFLCFCEDLERNDGSQERPYFMSPELRDILLKGSAEEGKRAEVEE, from the exons ATGGGGAAGGAGCAGCAGCTTTATTACGGGAAGCACG GAACACCGCAGAAGTATGACCCCGCCTTCAGAGGACCCATTTACAACAG AGGCTGCACAGATATCATTTGCTGTGTGTTCCTCTTCCTGGCTATTGTGGGTTATGTAGCTGTGGGCATCATAG CTTGGACCCATGGAGACCCTCGAAAGGTGATCTACCCCACTGACAGCCGAGGCCAATTCTGCGGGCAGAAGGGCACGAAAAATGA GAACAAACCCTTCCTGTTTTATTTCAACATTGTGAAGTGTGCTAGCCCCCTGGTCCTGCTGGAATTCCAGTGTCCCACCCCCCAG ATTTGTGTGGAGAAATGTCCCAGCCGTTACCTCACCTACCTGAATGCTCATGCGTCTGAGGACTTTGAGTACTATAAGCAGTACTGTTTACCTGGCTTCCAGAAAAACAAG GGTGTGGCTGAAGTCCTTCGAGATGGAGACTGCCCCGCTGTCCTCATTCCCAGCAAACCCT TTGCCCAGCGATGTTTCCCTGCTGTCCACGCCCACAAGGGGGTCCTCATGGTGGGCAACGAGACGACCTATGAGGATGGGCTTGGCTCTCGGAAAAATGTCACGGAGCTGGTAGAAGGAGCCAA gaaggCCAATGGAGTCCTGGAGGCCCGGCAGCTGGCCATGAGGATATTTGAAGATTACACAGTCTCCTGGTACTGGATTATCAT AGGCCTGATTATCGCCATGGTGTTGAGCCTCCTGTTCATCATCCTGCTCCGATTCTTGGCTGGCATTATGGTCTGGGTGATGATCGTCATGGTGATCCTGGTCCTAGGCTACG GAATACTGCATTGCTACATGGAATATGCTCGGCTGCGTGGTGAGGCTGGCTCTGACATCTCCCTGGTGGACCTTGGCTTCCAGACGGACTTCCGTGTGTACCTGCACTTGCGGCAGACCTGGGTGGCCTTCA TGATCATTCTGAGCATCATCGAGGTTATTATCATCTTGCTACTCATCTTTCTACGGAAGAGAATTCTCATCGCCATCGCACTCATCAAAGAAGCCAGCAG GGCTGTGGGATACGTGATGTGCTCTTTGCTGTACCCACTGGTcaccttcttcctgctgtgcctttGCATCGCCTACTGGGCTAGCACTGCTAT CTTCCTGTCCACTTCCAACGAAGCTGTCTATAAGATCTTCAATGACACCAGCTGCCCAGTTGCTGGGAAAACCTGCAACCCTGAG ACCTTCCCCTCCTCCAATGAATCCCGCCTGTGTCCTGGAGCCCACTGCCAGTTCGCCTTCTATGGCGGTGAATCGACCTACCACCGGGCCCTGCTGGGCCTGCAGATCTTCAACGTCTTCATGTTCTTCTGGCTGGCCAACTTCGTGCTGGCACTGGGCCAGGTCACACTAGCCGGGGCATTCGCCTCCTACTACTGGGCCATGAACAAGCCGGATGATCTGCCTGCCTTCCCGCTCTTCTCTGCCTTTGGCCGGGCGCTCAG GTATCACACAGGCTCCCTGGCCTTTGGCTCCCTCATTCTGGCCATCGTGCAGGTCATCCGAGTGATGCTGGAGTACTTGGATCAGCGCTTGAAAG CGGCAGAGAACAAGTTTGCCAAGTTCCTCATGAGCTGTCTCAAATGCTGCTTCTGGTGTCTGGAGAAGTTCATCAAATTCCTCAACAGAAATGCCTACATCATG atTGCCATCTACGGCACCAACTTCTGCACCTCAGCCAGAAATGCCTTCTTCCTGCTCATGAGAAACATCATCAG GGTGGCTGTCCTGGATAAAGTCACCGACTTCCTCTTCCTGTTGGGCAAACTTCTGATAGTCGGTAGCGTGG GGATCCtggctttcttcttcttcactcACCGAATCAGGATCGTGCAGGACACAGCACCACCCCTCAATTATTACTGGGTCCCTATAGTG ACGGTGGTCATCGGCTCCTACCTGATTGCCCATGGCTTCTTCAGCGTCTATGGCATGTGTGTGGACacacttttcctttgtttct GTGAGGACCTGGAAAGAAATGACGGCTCTCAGGAGCGACCCTACTTCATGTCGCCCGAGCTGAGAGACATCCTGTTGAAGGGGAGTGCGGAGGAGGGGAAGCGGGCGGAAGTCGAGGAGTAG
- the SLC44A2 gene encoding choline transporter-like protein 2 isoform X2, with protein sequence MVDERKDGSYGTPQKYDPAFRGPIYNRGCTDIICCVFLFLAIVGYVAVGIIAWTHGDPRKVIYPTDSRGQFCGQKGTKNENKPFLFYFNIVKCASPLVLLEFQCPTPQICVEKCPSRYLTYLNAHASEDFEYYKQYCLPGFQKNKGVAEVLRDGDCPAVLIPSKPFAQRCFPAVHAHKGVLMVGNETTYEDGLGSRKNVTELVEGAKKANGVLEARQLAMRIFEDYTVSWYWIIIGLIIAMVLSLLFIILLRFLAGIMVWVMIVMVILVLGYGILHCYMEYARLRGEAGSDISLVDLGFQTDFRVYLHLRQTWVAFMIILSIIEVIIILLLIFLRKRILIAIALIKEASRAVGYVMCSLLYPLVTFFLLCLCIAYWASTAIFLSTSNEAVYKIFNDTSCPVAGKTCNPETFPSSNESRLCPGAHCQFAFYGGESTYHRALLGLQIFNVFMFFWLANFVLALGQVTLAGAFASYYWAMNKPDDLPAFPLFSAFGRALRYHTGSLAFGSLILAIVQVIRVMLEYLDQRLKAAENKFAKFLMSCLKCCFWCLEKFIKFLNRNAYIMIAIYGTNFCTSARNAFFLLMRNIIRVAVLDKVTDFLFLLGKLLIVGSVGILAFFFFTHRIRIVQDTAPPLNYYWVPIVTVVIGSYLIAHGFFSVYGMCVDTLFLCFCEDLERNDGSQERPYFMSPELRDILLKGSAEEGKRAEVEE encoded by the exons GAACACCGCAGAAGTATGACCCCGCCTTCAGAGGACCCATTTACAACAG AGGCTGCACAGATATCATTTGCTGTGTGTTCCTCTTCCTGGCTATTGTGGGTTATGTAGCTGTGGGCATCATAG CTTGGACCCATGGAGACCCTCGAAAGGTGATCTACCCCACTGACAGCCGAGGCCAATTCTGCGGGCAGAAGGGCACGAAAAATGA GAACAAACCCTTCCTGTTTTATTTCAACATTGTGAAGTGTGCTAGCCCCCTGGTCCTGCTGGAATTCCAGTGTCCCACCCCCCAG ATTTGTGTGGAGAAATGTCCCAGCCGTTACCTCACCTACCTGAATGCTCATGCGTCTGAGGACTTTGAGTACTATAAGCAGTACTGTTTACCTGGCTTCCAGAAAAACAAG GGTGTGGCTGAAGTCCTTCGAGATGGAGACTGCCCCGCTGTCCTCATTCCCAGCAAACCCT TTGCCCAGCGATGTTTCCCTGCTGTCCACGCCCACAAGGGGGTCCTCATGGTGGGCAACGAGACGACCTATGAGGATGGGCTTGGCTCTCGGAAAAATGTCACGGAGCTGGTAGAAGGAGCCAA gaaggCCAATGGAGTCCTGGAGGCCCGGCAGCTGGCCATGAGGATATTTGAAGATTACACAGTCTCCTGGTACTGGATTATCAT AGGCCTGATTATCGCCATGGTGTTGAGCCTCCTGTTCATCATCCTGCTCCGATTCTTGGCTGGCATTATGGTCTGGGTGATGATCGTCATGGTGATCCTGGTCCTAGGCTACG GAATACTGCATTGCTACATGGAATATGCTCGGCTGCGTGGTGAGGCTGGCTCTGACATCTCCCTGGTGGACCTTGGCTTCCAGACGGACTTCCGTGTGTACCTGCACTTGCGGCAGACCTGGGTGGCCTTCA TGATCATTCTGAGCATCATCGAGGTTATTATCATCTTGCTACTCATCTTTCTACGGAAGAGAATTCTCATCGCCATCGCACTCATCAAAGAAGCCAGCAG GGCTGTGGGATACGTGATGTGCTCTTTGCTGTACCCACTGGTcaccttcttcctgctgtgcctttGCATCGCCTACTGGGCTAGCACTGCTAT CTTCCTGTCCACTTCCAACGAAGCTGTCTATAAGATCTTCAATGACACCAGCTGCCCAGTTGCTGGGAAAACCTGCAACCCTGAG ACCTTCCCCTCCTCCAATGAATCCCGCCTGTGTCCTGGAGCCCACTGCCAGTTCGCCTTCTATGGCGGTGAATCGACCTACCACCGGGCCCTGCTGGGCCTGCAGATCTTCAACGTCTTCATGTTCTTCTGGCTGGCCAACTTCGTGCTGGCACTGGGCCAGGTCACACTAGCCGGGGCATTCGCCTCCTACTACTGGGCCATGAACAAGCCGGATGATCTGCCTGCCTTCCCGCTCTTCTCTGCCTTTGGCCGGGCGCTCAG GTATCACACAGGCTCCCTGGCCTTTGGCTCCCTCATTCTGGCCATCGTGCAGGTCATCCGAGTGATGCTGGAGTACTTGGATCAGCGCTTGAAAG CGGCAGAGAACAAGTTTGCCAAGTTCCTCATGAGCTGTCTCAAATGCTGCTTCTGGTGTCTGGAGAAGTTCATCAAATTCCTCAACAGAAATGCCTACATCATG atTGCCATCTACGGCACCAACTTCTGCACCTCAGCCAGAAATGCCTTCTTCCTGCTCATGAGAAACATCATCAG GGTGGCTGTCCTGGATAAAGTCACCGACTTCCTCTTCCTGTTGGGCAAACTTCTGATAGTCGGTAGCGTGG GGATCCtggctttcttcttcttcactcACCGAATCAGGATCGTGCAGGACACAGCACCACCCCTCAATTATTACTGGGTCCCTATAGTG ACGGTGGTCATCGGCTCCTACCTGATTGCCCATGGCTTCTTCAGCGTCTATGGCATGTGTGTGGACacacttttcctttgtttct GTGAGGACCTGGAAAGAAATGACGGCTCTCAGGAGCGACCCTACTTCATGTCGCCCGAGCTGAGAGACATCCTGTTGAAGGGGAGTGCGGAGGAGGGGAAGCGGGCGGAAGTCGAGGAGTAG